The Micromonospora sp. NBC_00421 genome contains a region encoding:
- a CDS encoding aldo/keto reductase, giving the protein MAVTTRMLGRSGIEVSALGMGCWAIGGPWAEGHQPLGWGAVDDEESVRAVRRALDLGITLFDTADTYGAGHGERILGRALAGRRDEAVIATKWGYTFDERSRQATGEDASPDHLRRAVVDSLRRLDTDRIDLYQLHLGDLPLPRVEALVGTCEELVADGLVRSYGWSTDRADRAAGFAQVAPHATAIQHSLSVLRDAPVMLATCDKHDLASVNRGPLGMGLLTGKYTTGSTLPRDDVRGMAPGWLEWFRSGRPAPEWLRRVTAVRGALTADGRTLAQGALGWIWARSDRTVPIPGCRTVAQVEENAAALRLGPLTPDHFAEVERQLAALRTAALRDADRPYWPLPPIPTARP; this is encoded by the coding sequence ATGGCAGTGACGACACGGATGTTGGGTCGCAGCGGCATCGAGGTCAGCGCCCTCGGCATGGGATGCTGGGCGATCGGTGGCCCCTGGGCCGAGGGACACCAACCGCTGGGCTGGGGCGCGGTCGACGACGAGGAATCGGTGCGCGCCGTACGGCGGGCGCTCGACCTCGGGATCACCCTCTTCGACACCGCCGACACGTACGGCGCGGGGCACGGTGAGCGGATCCTCGGGCGGGCGTTGGCGGGCCGTCGGGACGAGGCGGTGATCGCCACCAAGTGGGGATACACGTTCGACGAGCGGTCCCGGCAGGCCACCGGCGAGGATGCCTCCCCGGACCATCTGCGGCGGGCGGTGGTCGACTCGCTGCGCCGCCTGGACACCGACCGGATCGACCTCTACCAACTGCACCTCGGCGACCTGCCGCTGCCCCGGGTGGAGGCCCTGGTCGGCACCTGTGAGGAACTGGTCGCCGACGGCCTGGTCCGGTCGTACGGCTGGAGCACCGACCGGGCCGACCGGGCCGCCGGGTTCGCCCAGGTGGCCCCGCACGCCACCGCGATCCAGCACAGCCTGTCGGTGCTGCGGGACGCCCCGGTGATGCTGGCCACCTGCGACAAGCACGACCTGGCCAGCGTCAACCGGGGCCCGCTCGGGATGGGGCTGCTCACCGGCAAGTACACCACCGGCTCGACGCTGCCCCGCGACGACGTACGGGGGATGGCCCCGGGCTGGCTGGAGTGGTTCCGCAGCGGTCGGCCGGCACCGGAGTGGCTGCGTCGGGTCACCGCGGTGCGGGGCGCGCTCACCGCCGACGGGCGGACCCTGGCACAGGGCGCGCTCGGCTGGATCTGGGCGCGCAGCGACCGGACGGTGCCGATTCCCGGCTGCCGCACCGTCGCCCAGGTCGAGGAGAACGCCGCCGCGCTGCGCCTCGGCCCGCTCACCCCGGACCACTTCGCCGAGGTGGAGAGGCAGCTCGCCGCCCTCCGCACAGCCGCCCTCCGAGACGCCGACCGACCGTACTGGCCCCTCCCCCCCATCCCCACCG
- a CDS encoding CG0192-related protein — MALLHRAEIRPTKLELLTAWLPGRRWYAGPVDSEPARVAAYRFDDPAGAVGIETMLVRVGAGPVYQVPLTYRGAPLAGADELLIGTTRHSVLGPRWVYDACGDPVYAAALAAAIVTGTGQAEEHFETDGVREVREPSMAVAVHGSVAVPVVGGVRQVVDGDPVRIVTDTVDLVVARRLPGGDQGGDGLPGDGSTAATLTGAWPGQPTPLPLARLLPR, encoded by the coding sequence ATGGCGCTGCTGCACCGGGCGGAGATCCGCCCCACCAAACTCGAACTCCTGACCGCCTGGCTGCCCGGCCGGCGGTGGTACGCGGGACCGGTCGACAGCGAGCCGGCACGGGTGGCGGCCTACCGGTTCGACGACCCCGCCGGCGCGGTGGGCATCGAGACGATGCTGGTCCGGGTCGGTGCCGGGCCGGTGTACCAGGTCCCGCTGACCTACCGGGGCGCGCCGCTGGCCGGTGCCGACGAGTTGCTGATCGGCACCACCCGGCACTCGGTGCTCGGCCCCCGCTGGGTCTACGACGCCTGCGGCGACCCGGTGTACGCCGCCGCGCTGGCCGCCGCGATCGTGACCGGCACCGGGCAGGCCGAGGAACACTTCGAGACCGACGGCGTACGGGAGGTCCGCGAGCCGTCCATGGCGGTGGCCGTCCACGGTAGCGTCGCCGTCCCGGTGGTGGGCGGCGTACGCCAGGTGGTCGACGGCGATCCGGTCCGCATCGTCACCGACACCGTCGACCTGGTCGTCGCGCGCCGGCTGCCCGGCGGTGACCAGGGCGGCGACGGGCTGCCCGGTGACGGGTCGACCGCCGCCACCTTGACCGGGGCCTGGCCGGGGCAGCCGACACCGCTGCCGCTGGCGCGTCTGCTGCCGCGCTGA
- a CDS encoding HIT family protein, protein MTGAERHLDGDTDHSPADEGPADEGLADGLDRLWTPHRMTYISGEDRPEGGYEKPAGCPFCLAPGLPADRSLVVARGAHVFVVLNLYPYNPGHLLVCPYRHVADYTDLDPAETAELAVFTQTAMRVVRQVSSAHGFNLGMNQGGVAGAGIAAHLHQHVVPRWGGDVNFMPVIGRTKVLPQLLSDTRALLARAWPSGPAGS, encoded by the coding sequence GTGACTGGGGCGGAGCGGCACCTCGACGGCGACACGGACCACAGCCCGGCGGACGAAGGCCCGGCGGACGAGGGTCTGGCGGACGGGCTGGACCGGCTCTGGACCCCGCACCGGATGACCTACATCTCCGGGGAGGACCGGCCCGAGGGCGGCTACGAGAAGCCCGCCGGCTGTCCGTTCTGCCTGGCCCCCGGGCTGCCGGCTGACCGGAGCCTGGTGGTCGCCCGGGGCGCGCACGTATTCGTGGTGCTCAACCTCTACCCGTACAATCCCGGGCACCTGCTGGTCTGCCCCTACCGGCACGTGGCCGACTACACCGATCTCGACCCGGCCGAGACGGCGGAGTTGGCGGTGTTCACCCAGACCGCGATGCGGGTGGTCCGACAGGTCAGCAGCGCGCACGGGTTCAACCTGGGGATGAACCAGGGCGGGGTGGCCGGTGCCGGCATCGCCGCCCACCTGCACCAGCACGTGGTGCCCCGGTGGGGTGGGGACGTCAACTTCATGCCGGTGATCGGCCGGACGAAGGTGCTGCCGCAACTGCTCTCCGACACCCGTGCGCTGCTCGCCCGCGCCTGGCCGTCCGGACCGGCCGGTTCCTAG